In the genome of Streptomyces racemochromogenes, one region contains:
- a CDS encoding GNAT family N-acetyltransferase: MTAFNDTAYEFRTARPEDAEAIEAVDGSFTTGTVFEVAVSEDGFAFREVPVDPPLVKVFPEDDGGEDGADGEDADGLTFVAVGAGGELAGFAAVSYSPWNRRLTIEDIEVAPGHRGRGVGRELMERAVGFARERGAGHIWLEVTNVNAPAIHAYRRMGFAFCGLDTALYHGTESEGEHALYMSMPCP, translated from the coding sequence ATGACCGCATTCAATGACACCGCTTACGAGTTCCGCACCGCCCGTCCCGAGGACGCCGAGGCCATCGAGGCCGTCGACGGGTCCTTCACCACCGGTACCGTCTTCGAGGTCGCCGTCAGCGAGGACGGCTTCGCCTTCCGGGAGGTGCCGGTGGATCCGCCGCTGGTGAAGGTGTTCCCCGAGGACGACGGCGGCGAGGACGGGGCGGACGGTGAGGACGCCGACGGCCTCACCTTCGTGGCCGTCGGCGCCGGCGGCGAGCTGGCCGGCTTCGCCGCGGTGTCCTACTCCCCGTGGAACCGTCGCCTGACCATCGAGGACATCGAGGTGGCACCGGGGCACCGGGGGCGGGGTGTGGGGCGGGAGTTGATGGAGCGTGCGGTCGGGTTCGCGCGGGAGCGCGGTGCCGGGCACATCTGGCTGGAGGTCACCAACGTCAACGCCCCGGCCATCCACGCCTACCGGCGCATGGGCTTCGCCTTCTGCGGCCTGGACACCGCGCTCTACCACGGCACCGAGTCCGAGGGCGAGCACGCGCTCTACATGAGCATGCCCTGCCCCTGA
- a CDS encoding hemerythrin domain-containing protein, with protein sequence MSSSPTPGPARPYTHEMVVVHRVFRRESALLPRLVRAVPDGDTERAAVVGAHLTEYVTGLHHHHTVEDETIWPLLRERADAVAAGTDTVARMEEQHARIDRSLTEVTARAPAWQRTAGRMAAEELATALEEHRAALLEHLDDEERLVLPLVEQHLSVAEWDAVGRRGLETVPKDKLMLALGSLLEDADPRERAYFLDKAPLIGRLLWRAFGRRQYAAACRALRAPFHGGPQR encoded by the coding sequence GTGTCCTCCAGCCCCACCCCCGGCCCCGCCCGCCCGTACACCCACGAGATGGTGGTGGTGCACCGCGTCTTCCGGCGCGAGTCGGCCCTTCTCCCCCGGCTGGTACGGGCCGTACCCGACGGCGACACGGAACGCGCCGCCGTCGTCGGCGCCCACCTGACCGAGTACGTCACCGGCTTGCACCACCACCACACGGTCGAGGACGAGACGATCTGGCCGCTCTTGCGCGAGCGTGCCGACGCCGTCGCGGCCGGCACGGACACCGTCGCGCGCATGGAGGAGCAGCACGCCCGCATCGACCGGAGCCTGACCGAGGTCACCGCCCGGGCGCCCGCCTGGCAGCGGACCGCCGGCCGGATGGCCGCGGAGGAACTGGCAACGGCCCTGGAAGAGCACCGCGCCGCGCTCCTGGAGCACCTCGACGACGAGGAACGGCTGGTCCTGCCGCTGGTGGAGCAGCACTTGTCGGTCGCCGAGTGGGACGCGGTGGGCCGCCGCGGACTGGAGACCGTCCCCAAGGACAAGCTCATGCTGGCCCTGGGGTCGCTCCTCGAGGACGCCGACCCCCGGGAGCGTGCCTACTTCCTGGACAAGGCGCCCCTGATCGGCCGCCTGCTGTGGCGGGCCTTCGGCCGTCGCCAGTACGCCGCCGCCTGCCGGGCCCTGCGCGCGCCTTTCCACGGAGGTCCGCAGCGGTGA
- a CDS encoding BTAD domain-containing putative transcriptional regulator, with product MLQIRALGPLEAATKGTAVPLGAPRQRAVLARLLVARGAVVSVDRLAEDLWHGTPPAKALVSLHAYVSNLRRLLEPERPPRAPARLLVTSAPGYALRLPGEAVDAWHFEARLELARKAPAPQARELLAGALACWRGPAFQEHADEDWAAPEVARLTELLADARELAAAADLRTGSPAGAARAAAELVAAQPLREEGWRLLALAQWACGRQADALTTLRRAGSVMREELGCDPSPVLRGVERAILEQRLDVLRAATAAAPGTAVPSSVSRAAAVNSARAGGAPAQAQAPTLGADAGRLFLGREEELRTAEAAAHAARAGGGLMLVTGEAGAGKSAFLGRLADRLAGDGWTVVVGRCPAYEGAPPAWAWVEALGALDRRAGPAAPAELAVLLHEPTTAPVATRDEATAGRFRMHRAFTAWLSAAAAERPLAVLLEDLHRADAETLALLEAAGAVAGVPLLTVACYRPSEAGDRLAKTLAQLAPRPPHRIALGGLPADAVATVVTTVCGTAVAPATLAAITARTGGNPFYVWESARLLDSEGELVALSEVPQGVRDVLRRRLALLPDAALAAMRLVSVMGAEADAALLVEAADADEETVLAGLDAALAADLLTEPGPGRVGFVHALVRDTVYTDLTGVRRARLHDRVAAVLRRHRPDDLAALAHHFARSGRAANAPLAVDYALRAAELAERRYAHDVAVGLLAQAIDVHTAAAADPYAAPDATVGLLVRLLGAQIRAGATDAARHTRSRAVELAVRARRDDLVAVVYGAWTEPSPWRSRLEGLFDRTALARLERLAADRSLNEETRARVLQVLADAVAGEDATRARAAADAQLALARTSGEPKLLASALMTSARLLPHEHHAEDRDPLVARLRLLASAHDLPAYRWVCEHLDAMTAAARNDPAGVDRHTGEGLHLADRYEMLWARGINVTTQAMLAAIAGRFTEAEERYARAEELFRRVGAQHANGPRTLGLWTIRFTQGRTADIERSVREVHEAVGAPVAVAHALLLARQGRLDEARAIPFPAAPVTDHLYGIELDYRGELAVLCGDVDTAGLLVRHLLPLRDQFGGAAGAAYASRPLAHPLGDLYRLLGEETAAAEAYARAERVALAWHSPHHAAAARRAAAELAASLGRHRTFAHPFSSRG from the coding sequence GTGTTGCAGATACGAGCGCTGGGCCCCCTGGAAGCCGCGACGAAGGGTACGGCCGTCCCCCTGGGAGCCCCGCGGCAGCGTGCCGTGCTGGCCCGGCTGCTGGTCGCCCGCGGCGCCGTGGTCTCGGTCGACCGGCTCGCCGAGGACCTGTGGCACGGCACCCCGCCCGCCAAGGCCCTCGTCTCCCTGCACGCCTACGTGTCCAACCTGCGCCGACTGCTGGAACCGGAGCGGCCGCCCCGCGCCCCCGCGCGCCTGCTCGTCACCTCCGCGCCGGGGTACGCCCTGCGGCTGCCGGGCGAAGCGGTGGACGCCTGGCACTTCGAGGCCCGGCTGGAGCTGGCCCGCAAGGCTCCGGCACCCCAGGCCCGGGAACTGCTGGCCGGGGCATTGGCCTGCTGGCGGGGGCCGGCGTTCCAGGAACACGCCGACGAGGACTGGGCGGCCCCGGAAGTGGCGCGGCTGACCGAGCTGTTGGCGGACGCCCGTGAGCTCGCCGCCGCGGCGGACCTGCGTACCGGGTCCCCGGCCGGGGCGGCACGGGCGGCCGCCGAACTGGTGGCGGCGCAACCGCTGCGGGAGGAAGGGTGGCGGCTGCTCGCGCTCGCCCAGTGGGCGTGCGGACGGCAGGCGGACGCGTTGACCACGCTGCGCCGGGCCGGGTCCGTCATGCGGGAGGAACTGGGCTGCGATCCCTCCCCCGTCTTGCGGGGCGTCGAGCGGGCCATCCTGGAGCAGCGGCTGGACGTGCTGCGCGCCGCGACGGCGGCGGCTCCCGGAACGGCCGTCCCGTCCTCGGTGTCCCGTGCGGCCGCCGTGAACAGTGCCCGGGCCGGCGGAGCACCGGCACAGGCACAGGCACCGACGCTCGGGGCCGACGCGGGGAGGCTGTTCCTCGGCCGGGAGGAGGAGCTGCGCACCGCCGAGGCCGCCGCGCACGCCGCACGGGCGGGCGGAGGCCTGATGCTGGTCACCGGCGAGGCGGGAGCCGGCAAGTCGGCCTTCCTCGGCCGGCTCGCCGACCGGCTGGCGGGCGACGGCTGGACGGTGGTGGTGGGGCGCTGCCCGGCGTACGAAGGGGCGCCGCCCGCCTGGGCCTGGGTCGAGGCGCTGGGCGCGCTCGACCGCCGGGCCGGGCCCGCCGCCCCGGCGGAGCTGGCCGTCCTGCTGCACGAGCCGACGACGGCGCCCGTCGCCACCCGCGACGAAGCCACGGCCGGCCGCTTCCGCATGCACCGGGCGTTCACCGCATGGCTGTCCGCCGCGGCTGCCGAGCGGCCGCTCGCCGTGTTGCTGGAGGACCTCCACCGGGCCGACGCGGAGACGCTGGCGCTGCTGGAGGCAGCGGGCGCGGTCGCGGGCGTACCCCTGCTCACCGTCGCCTGCTACAGGCCCTCGGAGGCGGGAGACCGGCTGGCGAAGACGCTCGCCCAGCTCGCTCCGCGGCCGCCGCACCGGATCGCGCTGGGCGGGCTGCCGGCCGACGCCGTGGCCACCGTCGTCACCACGGTGTGCGGTACCGCCGTGGCCCCGGCCACCCTGGCCGCGATCACCGCACGTACCGGAGGCAACCCGTTCTACGTGTGGGAGAGCGCACGGCTCCTGGACAGCGAAGGCGAACTCGTCGCCCTCTCGGAGGTCCCCCAAGGCGTCCGGGACGTCCTGCGCCGCCGGCTGGCGCTGCTGCCCGATGCCGCGCTCGCCGCCATGCGCCTGGTGTCCGTCATGGGCGCGGAGGCCGATGCGGCGCTGCTGGTGGAGGCGGCCGACGCGGACGAGGAGACGGTCCTGGCGGGACTCGACGCGGCGCTCGCGGCCGACCTGCTCACCGAACCGGGCCCGGGCAGGGTCGGTTTCGTGCACGCCCTGGTACGGGACACGGTCTACACCGACCTGACCGGCGTGCGCCGGGCCCGGCTGCACGACCGCGTCGCCGCGGTCCTGCGCCGCCACCGCCCCGACGACCTGGCGGCACTGGCCCACCACTTCGCCCGCTCCGGCCGCGCCGCCAACGCCCCGCTGGCCGTGGACTACGCCCTGCGCGCGGCCGAGCTGGCCGAGCGGAGGTACGCGCACGACGTCGCCGTCGGACTGCTCGCGCAGGCCATCGACGTGCACACGGCGGCCGCCGCCGACCCGTACGCGGCACCGGACGCGACCGTCGGCCTGCTGGTGCGCCTGCTCGGCGCCCAGATCCGGGCCGGCGCCACCGACGCCGCCCGGCACACCCGCAGTCGCGCCGTGGAACTCGCGGTACGGGCCCGCCGCGACGACCTGGTCGCCGTCGTCTACGGAGCCTGGACCGAGCCCTCCCCCTGGCGCAGCCGGCTGGAAGGACTCTTCGACCGGACGGCGCTCGCCCGGCTGGAGCGGCTGGCCGCGGACCGCTCCCTGAACGAGGAGACCCGGGCCAGGGTCCTCCAGGTCCTGGCGGACGCGGTGGCCGGCGAGGACGCCACGCGCGCCCGGGCGGCGGCCGACGCGCAGCTGGCGCTGGCCCGTACCTCCGGGGAACCGAAACTGCTGGCCTCCGCCCTGATGACCTCCGCCCGACTGCTTCCCCACGAACACCACGCCGAGGACCGGGACCCCCTCGTCGCCCGGCTGCGCCTCCTGGCCTCCGCGCACGACCTGCCCGCGTACCGGTGGGTCTGCGAACACCTCGACGCCATGACGGCCGCCGCCCGCAACGACCCGGCGGGCGTCGACCGGCACACCGGCGAGGGACTGCACCTCGCCGACCGGTACGAGATGCTGTGGGCGCGCGGCATCAACGTCACCACCCAGGCCATGCTCGCCGCCATCGCGGGGCGGTTCACCGAGGCGGAGGAACGCTACGCCCGAGCCGAAGAGCTGTTCCGCAGGGTGGGGGCGCAGCACGCGAACGGGCCGCGCACCCTGGGCCTGTGGACGATCCGCTTCACCCAGGGGCGGACGGCGGACATCGAGCGAAGCGTCCGCGAGGTCCACGAGGCGGTCGGCGCGCCGGTCGCCGTGGCGCACGCCCTCCTGCTGGCCCGTCAGGGCCGGCTGGACGAGGCCCGCGCGATCCCCTTCCCCGCCGCGCCGGTGACCGACCACCTGTACGGAATCGAACTGGACTACCGCGGCGAACTGGCCGTCCTGTGCGGCGACGTGGACACCGCCGGCCTGCTGGTCCGCCATCTGCTGCCGCTCCGCGACCAGTTCGGGGGCGCGGCGGGAGCCGCCTACGCCTCCCGGCCGCTGGCCCACCCGCTGGGAGACCTGTACCGCCTGCTCGGCGAGGAGACGGCCGCCGCCGAGGCCTACGCCCGCGCCGAGCGCGTCGCGCTGGCGTGGCACTCCCCGCACCACGCGGCAGCCGCCCGCCGCGCCGCCGCCGAACTGGCGGCATCACTCGGGCGCCACCGCACGTTCGCGCACCCGTTCAGTTCACGGGGATGA
- a CDS encoding glycerol-3-phosphate dehydrogenase/oxidase: MADPVALSPQARTRALAGMGRGELDVLVIGGGVVGGGAALDAATRGLSVGLVEARDWASGTSSRSSKLIHGGLRYLEMLDFRLVAEALKERGLLLRYLAPHLVRPVPFLYPVRHRITERPYVGSGVLLYDAMARASGTSGGLPHHRHLSRSRALREAPALRSDALVGAIQYWDAQVDDARHTMFLARTAASYGALAANRARVSRFLRQGERVVGAVVTDLESGEETEVRAKQVINATGVWTDDTQAMAGTRGQFHVRASKGVHLLVPRDRINSRTGLILRTEKSVLFVIPWGRHWIIGTTDTDWTLDKAHPALSSKDVTYLLEHVNSVLNTPLAPEDVEGVYAGLRPLLSGEAAETSKLSREHLVAHPVPGLVVVAGGKYTTYRVMAKDAVDEAVRGLDEKVPPCVTDRVPLLGADGYLALWNSRHRLAERSGLHVARIEHLLNRYGSLASELLALVAADPTLGEALPSSDDYLRVEAVYAVTHEGARHLEDVLARRTRISIESWDRGVDAAPTVARLMAPHLGWDRAHQDREVDHYLGRVAAEREAQQQPDDLTADAVRLGAPDIIPVN; the protein is encoded by the coding sequence ATGGCCGATCCGGTGGCCCTCTCACCGCAGGCCCGCACACGGGCCCTGGCCGGCATGGGACGCGGCGAACTCGACGTGCTCGTGATCGGGGGCGGCGTCGTCGGCGGCGGCGCCGCCCTGGACGCCGCCACCCGGGGCCTGAGCGTCGGGCTCGTCGAGGCCCGCGACTGGGCCTCGGGCACGTCCAGCCGCTCCAGCAAACTCATCCACGGCGGCCTGCGCTACCTGGAGATGCTGGACTTCCGCCTCGTCGCCGAAGCCCTCAAGGAACGGGGTCTGCTGCTGCGGTACCTCGCCCCCCACCTGGTGCGTCCGGTGCCGTTCCTCTACCCCGTGCGACACCGCATCACCGAGCGCCCGTACGTCGGCAGCGGCGTGCTGCTGTACGACGCGATGGCCAGGGCCTCCGGCACCTCCGGCGGGCTGCCGCACCACCGGCACCTGAGCAGGAGCCGGGCCCTGCGCGAGGCCCCGGCCCTGCGTTCCGACGCCCTGGTGGGTGCCATCCAGTACTGGGACGCCCAGGTCGACGACGCCCGGCACACCATGTTCCTCGCCCGCACGGCCGCCTCGTACGGGGCGCTGGCGGCCAACCGGGCCCGCGTCAGCCGGTTCCTGCGGCAGGGCGAGCGGGTGGTCGGCGCCGTCGTCACGGACCTGGAGAGCGGCGAGGAGACGGAGGTGCGCGCCAAGCAGGTCATCAACGCGACCGGGGTGTGGACGGACGACACCCAGGCCATGGCCGGCACCCGCGGCCAGTTCCACGTCCGCGCCTCCAAGGGCGTGCACCTGCTCGTCCCCCGTGACCGGATCAACTCCCGTACCGGTCTGATCCTGCGCACGGAGAAGAGCGTGCTGTTCGTCATCCCGTGGGGCCGGCACTGGATCATCGGGACGACCGACACCGACTGGACACTCGACAAGGCCCACCCGGCCCTCAGCTCCAAGGACGTCACCTACCTGCTGGAGCACGTCAACAGCGTCCTGAACACCCCCCTGGCCCCCGAGGACGTCGAAGGCGTCTACGCCGGCCTGCGCCCCCTGCTGTCGGGCGAGGCGGCGGAGACCAGCAAGCTGTCCCGGGAGCACCTCGTCGCCCATCCCGTACCGGGACTCGTCGTGGTGGCGGGCGGCAAGTACACCACGTACCGGGTGATGGCCAAGGACGCGGTCGACGAGGCCGTCCGGGGCCTGGACGAGAAGGTTCCCCCCTGCGTCACGGACCGTGTTCCGCTGCTGGGCGCGGACGGCTACCTGGCGCTGTGGAACTCCCGGCACCGGCTTGCCGAGCGCTCCGGGCTCCATGTCGCCCGCATCGAGCACCTCCTGAACCGCTACGGCTCCCTGGCGTCCGAACTGCTCGCCCTGGTGGCCGCCGATCCGACGCTCGGCGAGGCGCTGCCGAGCTCCGACGACTACCTGAGGGTCGAGGCCGTGTACGCGGTGACCCACGAGGGCGCGCGCCACCTGGAGGACGTCCTGGCCCGGCGCACCCGGATCTCCATCGAGTCCTGGGACCGCGGCGTGGACGCGGCGCCGACCGTGGCCCGGCTGATGGCGCCCCACCTGGGATGGGACCGGGCGCACCAGGACCGCGAGGTCGACCACTACCTGGGGCGCGTCGCCGCCGAGCGCGAGGCCCAGCAGCAGCCGGACGACCTGACCGCCGACGCGGTGCGGCTCGGCGCCCCCGACATCATCCCCGTGAACTGA
- the glpK gene encoding glycerol kinase GlpK: MADFVGAVDQGTTSTRFMIFDHAGNEVARHQLEHSQILPRSGWVEHDPVEIWERTNSVIQNALRHGNLDASDLAAVGITNQRETTVVWDPRTGRPYYNAIVWQDTRTDSIAAALERGGQGDVIRRKAGLPPATYFSGGKIQWILENVDGVREAAEQGNALFGNTDCWVLWNLTGGPDGGIHATDVTNASRTMLMDLETLDWDDELLGFFDIPRSMLPTINPSSHPEAYGRTRTSRPLREAIPITGVLGDQQAATVGQVCFAPGEAKNTYGTGNFLVLNTGTELVRSQHGLLTTVAYQFGDSPAIYALEGSIAVTGSAVQWLRDQLKIIGDAAESERLASTVEDSGGIYFVPAFSGLFAPYWRSDARGAIVGLARYHDNGHLARATLEAICYQSRDVVEAMEQDSGVHLDVLKVDGGVTANDLCMQTQSDILGVPVSRPVVAETTALGAAYAAGLATGFWRDTDELRTHWQESKRWSPQWSQERRTEGYEGWKRAVERTLDWAKVE, translated from the coding sequence ATGGCTGACTTCGTCGGCGCAGTGGACCAGGGCACCACGAGCACCCGTTTCATGATCTTCGACCACGCCGGCAACGAGGTGGCGCGGCACCAGCTGGAGCACTCCCAGATCCTCCCGCGCTCGGGGTGGGTCGAACACGACCCGGTGGAGATCTGGGAACGCACCAACTCCGTCATCCAGAACGCCCTGCGGCACGGCAACCTCGACGCCTCCGACCTGGCGGCCGTCGGCATCACCAACCAGCGCGAGACGACCGTCGTCTGGGACCCGCGCACCGGGCGCCCGTACTACAACGCCATCGTCTGGCAGGACACCCGTACCGACTCCATCGCCGCCGCGCTGGAGCGCGGCGGCCAGGGCGACGTCATCCGCCGCAAGGCGGGGCTGCCACCGGCCACGTACTTCTCCGGCGGCAAGATCCAGTGGATCCTGGAGAACGTCGACGGCGTGCGGGAGGCCGCCGAGCAGGGCAACGCCCTCTTCGGCAACACCGACTGCTGGGTGCTGTGGAACCTCACCGGAGGCCCCGACGGCGGCATCCACGCCACCGACGTCACCAACGCCAGCCGCACCATGCTCATGGACCTGGAGACCCTCGACTGGGACGACGAACTGCTCGGCTTCTTCGACATTCCCCGGTCCATGCTGCCCACCATCAACCCGTCCTCCCACCCCGAGGCGTACGGACGGACCCGCACCTCCCGGCCGTTGCGGGAGGCCATTCCCATCACGGGCGTGCTCGGCGACCAGCAGGCGGCCACCGTGGGCCAGGTCTGCTTCGCGCCCGGCGAGGCGAAGAACACGTACGGGACCGGCAACTTCCTGGTCCTCAACACCGGGACGGAGCTCGTCCGGTCGCAGCACGGGCTCCTGACCACCGTGGCCTACCAGTTCGGCGACAGTCCCGCGATCTACGCACTCGAAGGGTCCATCGCGGTCACCGGCTCCGCCGTGCAATGGCTGCGCGACCAGCTGAAGATCATCGGGGACGCCGCCGAGAGCGAGCGCCTGGCAAGCACCGTGGAGGACAGCGGAGGGATCTACTTCGTCCCCGCCTTCTCCGGCCTGTTCGCCCCGTACTGGCGTTCCGACGCCCGCGGCGCGATCGTCGGCCTCGCCCGCTACCACGACAACGGCCACCTGGCGCGCGCCACCCTCGAAGCCATCTGCTACCAGAGCCGGGACGTCGTGGAAGCCATGGAGCAGGACTCGGGCGTACACCTGGACGTGCTCAAGGTAGACGGCGGGGTCACGGCCAACGACCTGTGCATGCAGACCCAGTCCGACATCCTCGGCGTACCGGTCAGCCGTCCCGTCGTCGCCGAGACCACCGCGCTCGGCGCCGCCTACGCGGCCGGCCTGGCCACCGGCTTCTGGCGGGACACCGACGAACTGCGCACCCACTGGCAGGAGTCCAAGCGCTGGAGCCCCCAGTGGTCGCAGGAACGCCGCACCGAAGGGTACGAGGGCTGGAAGCGGGCGGTGGAGCGCACGCTCGACTGGGCCAAGGTCGAATAG
- a CDS encoding MIP/aquaporin family protein, giving the protein MKDRLTAHGLVGELSAEFAGTMILILFGCGVVAQVVAGGGLTDPAGGLGNHDSIAWAWGLGVTLGVYVAARLSGAHLNPAVTVALAAFKGFPWSRVAPYALAQLAGAFVAALIVRWNYTEALAKADPGHTIKTQGVFSTLPANGNPNLPVTEWGALRDQIIGTALLLILIFAVTDLLGTPPGANLAPFIVGLIVVAIGMAWGTNAGYAINPARDLGPRLASFLTGYGGAWRDQYGNLYFWVPIVGPFIGGVLGAGIYKLLIGRFLPAAEPEPPGRVPAPEES; this is encoded by the coding sequence ATGAAGGACCGCCTCACAGCACATGGGCTGGTCGGCGAACTGTCGGCCGAATTCGCCGGCACCATGATCCTCATTCTCTTCGGCTGTGGTGTCGTGGCCCAGGTCGTCGCCGGCGGAGGCCTGACCGACCCGGCGGGCGGCCTCGGAAACCACGACAGCATCGCGTGGGCCTGGGGTCTCGGTGTGACCCTGGGCGTCTACGTCGCGGCGCGGCTGAGCGGCGCCCACCTCAATCCCGCGGTGACCGTCGCCCTGGCCGCTTTCAAGGGCTTCCCCTGGAGCAGGGTGGCCCCCTACGCGCTGGCGCAGCTGGCCGGAGCCTTCGTGGCGGCGCTGATCGTCCGCTGGAACTACACGGAGGCACTGGCGAAGGCCGACCCCGGCCACACGATCAAGACGCAGGGCGTCTTCTCCACCCTGCCGGCCAACGGGAACCCGAACCTGCCGGTGACCGAGTGGGGCGCACTGCGCGACCAGATCATCGGCACCGCACTCCTCCTGATCCTGATCTTCGCGGTCACCGACCTGCTGGGCACGCCTCCCGGCGCCAACCTGGCACCGTTCATCGTCGGCCTGATCGTCGTGGCGATCGGCATGGCCTGGGGCACCAACGCCGGATACGCGATCAATCCGGCCCGTGACCTCGGCCCCCGGCTGGCCAGCTTCCTCACCGGGTACGGCGGGGCATGGAGGGATCAGTACGGCAACCTCTACTTCTGGGTGCCGATCGTCGGCCCGTTCATCGGCGGGGTGCTGGGAGCGGGCATCTACAAGCTCCTCATCGGCCGGTTCCTGCCCGCCGCGGAACCGGAGCCTCCCGGACGTGTACCGGCACCGGAGGAGAGCTGA
- the dhaK gene encoding dihydroxyacetone kinase subunit DhaK, protein MKMLINSPQTVVADALRGLAAAHPDLDVDAGARVVVRRDARQGGRVGLVSGGGSGHEPLHAGFVGYGMLSAACPGEVFTSPVPDQMVRAAKAVDSGQGVLFVVKNYTGDVLNFDMAAELAEEDGIRVERVLVDDDVAVTDSLYTAGRRGTGATLFVEKIAGAAAEEGAPLAQVAAVARRVNEASGSFGVALSACTTPAKGSPTFDLPDGELELGIGIHGEPGRERRPMMPAGEIAEVAVGAVLDGMAHVGRAADGPVLALVNGMGATPLLELYGFHAEVARVLAARGVPVARTLVGNYVTSLDMAGCSVTLCRADEEMLRLWDATVQTAALRWGR, encoded by the coding sequence ATGAAGATGCTGATCAACAGTCCCCAGACCGTGGTCGCGGACGCCCTGCGGGGGCTGGCCGCAGCCCACCCCGATCTGGACGTGGACGCCGGTGCCCGGGTCGTCGTACGGCGGGACGCACGGCAGGGCGGGCGGGTCGGTCTCGTCTCCGGGGGCGGCTCCGGACACGAGCCCTTGCACGCCGGCTTCGTCGGATACGGAATGCTGTCCGCCGCCTGTCCGGGCGAGGTGTTCACTTCCCCGGTGCCGGACCAGATGGTGCGGGCGGCCAAGGCCGTGGACTCCGGTCAGGGGGTGCTGTTCGTCGTCAAGAACTACACCGGGGACGTACTGAACTTCGACATGGCCGCCGAGCTCGCCGAGGAGGACGGCATCCGGGTCGAGCGAGTGCTCGTCGACGACGACGTCGCCGTGACCGACAGCCTGTACACCGCCGGGCGTCGCGGCACCGGGGCCACGCTCTTCGTCGAGAAGATCGCCGGGGCGGCGGCGGAGGAGGGCGCGCCGCTGGCGCAGGTGGCCGCGGTCGCCCGACGGGTCAACGAGGCCTCGGGCAGTTTCGGCGTCGCGCTGAGCGCCTGCACCACTCCCGCCAAGGGCAGTCCCACCTTCGACCTGCCGGACGGCGAGCTGGAGCTGGGCATCGGGATCCACGGCGAGCCGGGCCGTGAGCGGCGCCCGATGATGCCGGCGGGGGAGATCGCGGAGGTCGCGGTGGGCGCCGTGCTGGACGGCATGGCGCACGTGGGCCGGGCCGCCGACGGGCCGGTGCTGGCCCTGGTGAACGGGATGGGCGCGACCCCGCTGCTGGAGCTGTACGGCTTCCACGCGGAGGTGGCCCGGGTACTGGCGGCCCGGGGCGTCCCGGTGGCCCGGACCCTCGTGGGGAACTACGTCACCTCGTTGGACATGGCGGGGTGCTCGGTGACCCTGTGCCGCGCCGACGAGGAGAT